The following coding sequences lie in one Porphyromonas asaccharolytica DSM 20707 genomic window:
- the truA gene encoding tRNA pseudouridine(38-40) synthase TruA — protein sequence MEAPVQRVFLEVAYDGTNYCGWQVQPRGVSVQSELERALSMLFRQSISVTGAGRTDAGVHAYSMMAHADLPIPHPPLAQIQRGLCGILRGGISVRSVTPVIPTAHARFDATSRRYHYYISACSNPFWSDYCWERRTLPDMALMNEACRHFIGEHDFTSFSKLHTQTKHNRCTVYTAHWEQVEMPGLWDAMRYEVCANRFLHGMVRTMVGTLLEVGYGQRTPDSIAELIQSEDRSLAGSAAPARALFFVEATYPDSIYSTDPE from the coding sequence ATGGAGGCTCCCGTACAGCGTGTATTCCTAGAGGTCGCTTACGACGGCACCAACTATTGTGGCTGGCAGGTACAGCCTCGTGGTGTCTCGGTGCAGTCTGAGCTAGAGCGCGCCCTCTCGATGCTCTTCCGCCAGTCGATCTCGGTCACAGGCGCAGGGCGCACAGACGCTGGGGTACACGCCTACAGTATGATGGCGCATGCTGACTTGCCGATCCCGCACCCTCCGCTAGCGCAAATACAGAGAGGCTTGTGCGGCATACTGCGTGGAGGTATATCCGTTCGCTCTGTCACTCCAGTCATCCCGACAGCTCACGCCCGCTTTGACGCCACCTCACGAAGGTATCACTACTACATATCCGCTTGTAGCAACCCCTTTTGGAGCGACTACTGCTGGGAGCGACGCACGCTCCCTGATATGGCGCTGATGAACGAAGCTTGTCGCCACTTCATCGGTGAGCACGACTTCACCTCCTTTAGCAAGCTACACACGCAGACGAAGCACAACCGCTGTACCGTCTACACAGCGCATTGGGAGCAGGTCGAGATGCCTGGTCTGTGGGATGCGATGCGCTACGAGGTGTGTGCCAATCGCTTTCTCCACGGCATGGTGCGTACGATGGTGGGAACGCTCCTCGAGGTGGGCTACGGACAGCGCACGCCAGACTCTATCGCAGAGTTGATTCAGAGCGAAGACCGCTCGCTGGCCGGCTCGGCAGCTCCAGCCCGTGCGCTCTTTTTCGTTGAGGCGACCTATCCCGACTCGATCTACAGCACAGATCCCGAGTAA